One window of the Podospora pseudopauciseta strain CBS 411.78 chromosome 4, whole genome shotgun sequence genome contains the following:
- a CDS encoding hypothetical protein (EggNog:ENOG503NZTA; COG:G) has protein sequence MSSIYTLNLTALLALNAALFYTRQKAHPTPPTSTPSPKPNPKPQNASPLQSLLTSPLTPFLTVYTLTMTSDWLQGPYLYPLYTSTHLLSPSSLPPLFTTGFLSGAISGSFIGSLADTHGRKKACLAFCAIYALSCLLTTISPSLPVLFLGRILGGLGTSLLFTVFESFLVSDFKNRGLEGRLGETFGVMSTLNSMVAIASGIGGEWLVAGTGTNKAPFWLAAGVLMVAGGVMKMTWKENYALNGGPDKKSDEEAKEEKSLFKTLSDPKILALGLSTTVFEGSMYLFVFFWAPALQSSSSSSSSSSASGTSLPYGVIFAAFMASTLASSLIFGKITERLPFGSLLLSLLGVSSLCFFLAASNTSSSQFTFWVFCLFEACVGMYFPTMGFLKGKLIDDGVRSQVYGFLRIPLNVFVVVALLVTGRMESDKAFVGVFRVCSGLLLLAAGGFWGLVVRKSGVDVQVE, from the exons ATGTCCTCCATCTACACCCTGAACCTaaccgccctcctcgccctcaacGCCGCCCTCTTCTACACCCGCCAAAAAGcccaccccaccccaccaacatcaacaccctcccccaaacccaaccccaaaccccaaaatGCCTCGCCCCTCcaatccctcctcacctcccctctAACCCCCTTCCTAACAGTCTACACCCTCACCATGACCTCCGACTGGCTCCAAGGACCCTACCTCTACCCCCTCTACACctcaacccacctcctctccccctcctccctcccccccctcttcacaaCCGGCTTCCTCTCGGGCGCCATCTCGGGCTCCTTCATCGGCTCCCTAGCCGACACCCACGGCCGCAAGAAAGCCTGCCTCGCCTTCTGCGCCATCTACGCCCTTTCCTGTCTCTTAACAACCATCTCCCCTTCTTTACCAGTCCTCTTTCTCGGGAGGATACTAGGAGGGCTAGGAACAAGTCTCTTGTTCACCGTCTTTGAAAGTTTCTTGGTTTCGGATTTTAAAAAcagggggttggaggggcgGTTAGGCGAGACGTTTGGGGTGATGAGCACGTTGAATAGTATGGTGGCGATAGCGAGCGGGATCGGGGGGGAGTGGCTTGTggcggggacggggacgaATAAAGCGCCGTTTTGgttggcggcgggggtgttgatggttgcgggaggggtgatgaagatgactTGG AAGGAGAACTATGCCCTGAACGGGGGGCCAGATAAAAAGAGTGATGAAGAAGCCAAGGAAGAGAAGTCGTTGTTCAAGACGCTGTCTGACCCGAAGATACTGGCTCTGGGGCTGTCGACTACCGTGTTTGAAGGGTCGATGTATCTGTTTGTCTTCTTCTGGGCTCCCGCGTTGcagtcctcctcctcctcctcctcctcgtcctccgcATCAGGGACGTCACTGCCTTATGGTGTCATTTTCGCGGCGTTTATGGCTTCGACGCTGGCGTCTTCATTGATCTTTGGCAAGATCACAGAGAGACTGCCGTTTGGCTCGCTGTTGCTCTCCCTTTTAGGGGTGTCATcgctttgctttttcttAGCGGCGTCGAACACGTCCTCTTCGCAGTTCACCTTCTGGGTGTTTTGTCTGTTTGAAGCTTGTGTGGGGATGTATTTCCCTACTATGGGGTTTTTAAAGGGGAAGTTGATCGATGATGGGGTCAGGAGCCAGGTGTACGGGTTTCTGAGGATACCGCTCAACGTTTTTGTGGTGGTAGCTTTGCTGGTTacggggaggatggagagcGACAAGGCGTTTGTGGGGGTGTTTAGGGTGTGCTCTGGCTTGCTTTTGCTGGCGGCGggagggttttgggggttggtggtgaggaaaaGCGGAGTTGATGTGCAGGTAGAGTGA
- a CDS encoding hypothetical protein (EggNog:ENOG503NY0D; COG:S), with amino-acid sequence MSNQQQALVMETIIGIRKKLKRKSYDSDSDSSIDQPTNRGNKLKKRSRFVARGRLTGSAGPAAYKETAEHAGYQRAIINHNPPLIDEDGYDITSDDDEQEVQEAIASAMDDNPYSDVHLEQIFAPLTSVTDLPTHPAMSKPFTSKALTELVDQARIIMQSENKALWKVKPLLTKLVGDNTWVPCGLMSGPSDASLFTDPTRFFNRPDRQRLRPAAPPVAALTNGVMSAHEGTFAESAVRERIEGVLSGPSAPASEDTVDGETLPDAPVVTNGETNAEASKPAECPKEPPLVNGDSKTDERQAEEAHSGDTTKDEEDDEDVVMAEAPKRRDILNRPDIRLEPPRSNGTPAVAPTSDPFGPDAPFIHPMFIAPREVRQDRNMGLAEHEAEELRRWLQAYVQKQEEVCRGAKKLYEQLLRADRLRKQVLMWAKAEAHCGPNNHMSDGEDWYDKEEWGLTEDLKKGEDEVEEDVGTTQKKTRNRK; translated from the exons ATGTCAAACCAGCAGCAAGCTTTGGTCATGGAGACCATAATAGGCATCCGGAAAAAGCTTAAGAGGAAATCCTACG ACTCCGACTCCGACTCCTCGATTGACCAACCCACTAACCGCGGAAACAAACTCAAAAAGAGGTCGAGATTCGTCGCGCGAGGGAGGCTTACTGGCTCCGCGGGCCCCGCTGCATATAAAGAG ACCGCCGAGCACGCAGGCTACCAAAGAGCCATCATTAACCACAACCCGCCGCTGATTGACGAGGACGGCTACGATATCACgagcgacgacgatgaaCAGGAGGTGCAGGAGGCCATCGCGAGCGCCATGGATGACAACCCGTACTCTGATGTTCACCTCGAACAGATCTTTGCCCCCTTAACCTCGGTTACCGACCTGCCTACACATCCGGCCATGTCGAAACCCTTCACTTCGAAAGCCCTTACCGAATTGGTTGACCAGGCGCGCATCATCATGCAGAGCGAAAATAAGGCGCTTTGGAAGGTCAAGCCTCTGTTGACCAAGCTGGTTGGGGATAATACTTGGGTTCCATGTGGACTTATGAGCGGTCCCAGCGACGCTTCCCTCTTTACAGATCCTACAAGGTTCTTCAATCGCCCCGACCGGCAGCGTCTTCGCCCAGCAGCGCCCCCTGTTGCGGCCCTTACGAATGGGGTAATGTCGGCTCATGAAGGCACATTTGCCGAGTCGGCTGTACGTGAAAGGATCGAGGGCGTTCTTTCGGGGCCAAGTGCTCCAGCTTCGGAAGACACAGTCGATGGAGAAACATTACCAGATGCCCCAGTTGTTACAAACGGCGAGACAAATGCAGAGGCGTCGAAGCCAGCAGAGTGCCCGAAAGAGCCTCCACTAGTGAATGGCGACAGCAAAACAGATGAAAGGCAAGCGGAGGAGGCGCATTCGGGCGACACGACcaaggatgaagaagacgacgaagacgtGGTCATGGCCGAGGCGCCAAAAAGACGAGATATTCTGAACCGACCAGATATTCGACTAGAACCGCCGCGCAGCAATGGTACACCAGCCGTGGCGCCCACAAGCGACCCGTTCGGCCCAGACGCCCCTTTTATACATCCCATGTTTATCGCTCCTCGAGAAGTTCGCCAGGATCGCAACATGGGACTGGCCGAGCACGAGGCAGAAGAGCTGCGGCGATGGTTACAAGCATATGTGCAAAAACAGGAAGAAGTGTGTCGGGGTGCAAAGAAGCTTTATGAACAGCTCCTTCGTGCAGACAGGCTGCGGAAACAGGTGTTGATGTGGGCCAAGGCAGAGGCGCACTGCGGACCAAACAACCACATGTCGGACGGGGAAGACTGGTACgacaaggaggagtgggGCCTGACAGAAGACttgaagaagggagaggacgAAGTGGAAGAGGATGTGGGCACGACAcaaaagaagacgaggaacaGGAAGTAG